The following are encoded together in the Oncorhynchus nerka isolate Pitt River linkage group LG25, Oner_Uvic_2.0, whole genome shotgun sequence genome:
- the LOC115109649 gene encoding transcription initiation factor TFIID subunit 4-like isoform X4, which produces MAGASDPLEDMLFNEVDEKAVSDLVGSLESQLVSQKTSPATFSDIKREGSTGTVSQFSGKVRDQVGSLEPPQQGHPKAVLNAEPCANQAISNKSITASTSSITTGGIINAGTNLQTHGAASRIISPAPPGSVTLPAQTTSYNRGTVLGPVETSAVTAPNSNLTTTTAIRTPSPGLQSFNGSPGAVKLVNSPAAAPQIGLGGNTVISTASAGNSNIIVSMASQPHSLPNYPVSQSAVAFVTPTVALQRHPNPMASASQNGVIDPKVSAVVTQGAGSPGATTSQVMNRNNTLINTTMVAPNQPVSAGQSIILGGSPSPVVVNSPISQAQSVASPTLAAGVKPTVNGVGQPTVTIVRPPGAPVMATSVQQQRPGLVASPTRTVAPQMVVRPPQQTTIQLPPGFTIPPGMVLVRTDTGQLVMVPQQVLAQAQAKTQQGQAAVSNICPRPATPTAGTTIRVSNPSQAPCTTQAVRLASPVQARMLQSPSPTSSAIQKAITVAPAGASVSVKMTTPQKAQTVITGGQALAKPGAVRPSITFNTAAAASASTTPTMVTAPVSQEMQENVKKCKNFLSTLIKLASHNSPSPDTSKNVKALVQDLLDAKIEPEEFTTRLQAELKSSPQPYLIPFLKKSLPALRLSLLNNQQTLLASTNASALAAASTTTTSAIRARLPTTVSPATGIVRTPTTCLGVRRPGVQGVQTRMPMVIPQTIRPQGTVARGLTIIAGRSPVGIGAQASANQKKLNEPGGGTFRDDDDINDVASMAGVNLNEENARIMATNSELVGTKIRSCRDEAFLPPGLLHRRIMETAKRFGVTEVPAEAVNYISHATQARLRSVLEKVSTIAQHRTDGGKVTMVDR; this is translated from the exons ATGGCGGGAGCCTCCGACCCACTGGAGGACATGCTCTTCAATGAGGTAGACGAAAAAGCAGTAAGTGACTTAGTTGGCTCTTTGGAATCGCAACTTGTCAGCCAAAAGACTTCGCCCGCCACATTTTCCGATATCAAACGAGAAGGATCTACGGGCACTGTCAGCCAGTTCTCAGGGAAAGTGCGTGATCAAGTGGGTTCTCTGGAGCCGCCACAACAAGGACACCCAAAAGCGGTGTTAAACGCGGAACCCTGCGCGAATCAGGCGATTTCGAACAAGAGTATCACCGCTTCTACCTCTTCCATCACTACTGGGGGCATTATAAACGCTGGTACCAATTTACAAACACATGGAGCCGCATCTCGCATCATTTCCCCCGCACCACCAGGATCGGTAACTTTGCCTGCTCAGACGACTAGCTACAACAGAGGGACTGTTTTGGGTCCAGTTGAAACATCGGCGGTGACGGCTCCGAACTCAAACCTCACAACAACAACGGCTATCAGGACTCCTTCACCTGGATTACAGAGTTTTAACGGTAGCCCCGGAGCTGTGAAGTTGGTCAACTCGCCAGCTGCTGCTCCCCAAATCGGGTTAGGCGGCAACACTGTTATAAGTACTGCCAGTGCGGGCAACTCAAATATCATTGTGTCTATGGCTTCACAGCCTCATTCTCTACCAAACTATCCGGTATCTCAATCTGCTGTGGCATTTGTTACTCCCACTGTTGCATTGCAAAGGCATCCCAACCCCATGGCCAGTGCCTCACAGAATGGAGTAATAGACCCTAAGGTTTCTGCAGTGGTCACACAGGGTGCAGGTTCTCCGGGGGCCACCACCTCTCAGGTCATGAACCGCAATAACACTCTTATTAACACTACAATGGTGGCACCCAACCAGCCAGTCTCTGCTGGCCAATCAATCATTCTCGGAGGGTCTCCCTCTCCTGTTGTTGTGAACTCACCCATAAGCCAGGCACAGAGTGTGGCGAGTCCCACTCTCGCAGCCGGGGTGAAACCAACAGTTAACGGAGTTGGTCAGCCCACGGTGACCATCGTGAGGCCCCCCGGCGCTCCTGTGATGGCCACCTCCGTGCAGCAGCAGAGACCTGGGCTGGTAGCGAGTCCCACGAGGACTGTGGCACCACAGATGGTCGTCAGACCACCACAGCAGACCACCATTCAGTTACCCCCTGGATTTACCATACCTCCCG GTATGGTGCTGGTGCGTACAGACACAGGCCAGCTGGTAATGGTTCCTCAGCAGGTTCTAGCCCAGGCTCAGGCTAAGACCcaacaaggccaggctgctgtctcTAACATCTGCCCCCGGCCTGCTACACCTACCGCTGGGACCACCATCAGAGTCAGTAATCCCAGCCAG GCCCCTTGTACAACCCAGGCTGTTCGTCTGGCCTCCCCTGTCCAGGCCAGAATGTTGCAGTCCCCCTCTCCCACCAGCTCTGCTATACAG AAGGCGATAACCGTGGCTCCTGCAGGTGCGTCTGTGTCGGTGAAGATGACCACCCCTCAGAAAGCCCAGACAGTGATCACAGGGGGTCAAGCCCTGGCCAAGCCTGGTGCTGTACGGCCCTCTATAACCTTTAACACTGCAGCAGCAGCCAGTGCCTCCACAACCCCTACAATGGTAACTGCACCAGTCTCCCAG GAAATGCAAGAAAATGTGAAGAAGTGCAAGAACTTCCTGTCCACCCTGATCAAGCTGGCGTCCCACAACTCCCCATCTCCAGACACATCCAAGAACGTCAAGGCCCTGGTGCAGGATCTTCTG GATGCTAAAATCGAGCCTGAGGAGTTCACCACACGTCTGCAGGCTGAGCTGAAGTCCTCTCCCCAGCCGTACCTCATCCCCTTCCTCAAG AAAAGCCTTCCTGCCCTGCGGCTGTCCCTGCTCAACAACCAGCAGACTCTGCTGGCCTCCACCAACGCTTCTGCCCTGGCCGCTgcctccactactaccaccagcGCTATCAGGGCCCGGCTCCCCACCACCGTCAGCCCCGCCACAGGCATTGTCAGGACACCCACCACTTGTCTG GGTGTGAGAAGACCAGGGGTTCAGGGGGTCCAGACTCGCATGCCGATGGTCATCCCTCAGACCATCCGGCCACAAG GCACAGTTGCAAGAGGACTCACTATTATTGCAGGCAGATCCCCTGTGGGCATTGGTGCCCAGGCCTCTGCCAATCAGAAGAAGCTGAATGAGCCTGGAGGCGGGACGTTCAG GGATGATGATGACATCAACGACGTGGCGTCCATGGCGGGGGTGAACCTGAACGAGGAGAACGCCCGCATCATGGCCACCAACTCTGAGCTGGTGGGCACCAAGATCCGCTCCTGTAGGGACGAGGCCTTCCTCCCGCCAGGCCTGCTACACAGACGCATCATGGAGACCG CCAAGAGGTTTGGGGTGACAGAGGTCCCAGCTGAGGCAGTGAACTACATCTCCCATGCCACCCAGGCCAGGCTGAGATCCGTGCTAGAGAAAGTGTCAACTATCGCCCAGCACCGCACTGACGGGGGCAAG gtaaccatggttgacagatga
- the LOC115109649 gene encoding transcription initiation factor TFIID subunit 4-like isoform X2, with product MAGASDPLEDMLFNEVDEKAVSDLVGSLESQLVSQKTSPATFSDIKREGSTGTVSQFSGKVRDQVGSLEPPQQGHPKAVLNAEPCANQAISNKSITASTSSITTGGIINAGTNLQTHGAASRIISPAPPGSVTLPAQTTSYNRGTVLGPVETSAVTAPNSNLTTTTAIRTPSPGLQSFNGSPGAVKLVNSPAAAPQIGLGGNTVISTASAGNSNIIVSMASQPHSLPNYPVSQSAVAFVTPTVALQRHPNPMASASQNGVIDPKVSAVVTQGAGSPGATTSQVMNRNNTLINTTMVAPNQPVSAGQSIILGGSPSPVVVNSPISQAQSVASPTLAAGVKPTVNGVGQPTVTIVRPPGAPVMATSVQQQRPGLVASPTRTVAPQMVVRPPQQTTIQLPPGFTIPPGMVLVRTDTGQLVMVPQQVLAQAQAKTQQGQAAVSNICPRPATPTAGTTIRVSNPSQAPCTTQAVRLASPVQARMLQSPSPTSSAIQAITVAPAGASVSVKMTTPQKAQTVITGGQALAKPGAVRPSITFNTAAAASASTTPTMVTAPVSQEMQENVKKCKNFLSTLIKLASHNSPSPDTSKNVKALVQDLLDAKIEPEEFTTRLQAELKSSPQPYLIPFLKKSLPALRLSLLNNQQTLLASTNASALAAASTTTTSAIRARLPTTVSPATGIVRTPTTCLGVRRPGVQGVQTRMPMVIPQTIRPQGTVARGLTIIAGRSPVGIGAQASANQKKLNEPGGGTFRDDDDINDVASMAGVNLNEENARIMATNSELVGTKIRSCRDEAFLPPGLLHRRIMETAKRFGVTEVPAEAVNYISHATQARLRSVLEKVSTIAQHRTDGGKDEEWYEPSTDVRAQLRFFEQLDRMEKQRKDEQEREVLIKAAKSRARQEDPEQARLKAKAKEMQQAEQAQIRQREANLTALAAIGPRKKRKMDSPGSSTSGTEVALGSGAGSSTAASSRQQLRQRITRVNLRDFIFCLEQERVTSRSLLLYKALLK from the exons ATGGCGGGAGCCTCCGACCCACTGGAGGACATGCTCTTCAATGAGGTAGACGAAAAAGCAGTAAGTGACTTAGTTGGCTCTTTGGAATCGCAACTTGTCAGCCAAAAGACTTCGCCCGCCACATTTTCCGATATCAAACGAGAAGGATCTACGGGCACTGTCAGCCAGTTCTCAGGGAAAGTGCGTGATCAAGTGGGTTCTCTGGAGCCGCCACAACAAGGACACCCAAAAGCGGTGTTAAACGCGGAACCCTGCGCGAATCAGGCGATTTCGAACAAGAGTATCACCGCTTCTACCTCTTCCATCACTACTGGGGGCATTATAAACGCTGGTACCAATTTACAAACACATGGAGCCGCATCTCGCATCATTTCCCCCGCACCACCAGGATCGGTAACTTTGCCTGCTCAGACGACTAGCTACAACAGAGGGACTGTTTTGGGTCCAGTTGAAACATCGGCGGTGACGGCTCCGAACTCAAACCTCACAACAACAACGGCTATCAGGACTCCTTCACCTGGATTACAGAGTTTTAACGGTAGCCCCGGAGCTGTGAAGTTGGTCAACTCGCCAGCTGCTGCTCCCCAAATCGGGTTAGGCGGCAACACTGTTATAAGTACTGCCAGTGCGGGCAACTCAAATATCATTGTGTCTATGGCTTCACAGCCTCATTCTCTACCAAACTATCCGGTATCTCAATCTGCTGTGGCATTTGTTACTCCCACTGTTGCATTGCAAAGGCATCCCAACCCCATGGCCAGTGCCTCACAGAATGGAGTAATAGACCCTAAGGTTTCTGCAGTGGTCACACAGGGTGCAGGTTCTCCGGGGGCCACCACCTCTCAGGTCATGAACCGCAATAACACTCTTATTAACACTACAATGGTGGCACCCAACCAGCCAGTCTCTGCTGGCCAATCAATCATTCTCGGAGGGTCTCCCTCTCCTGTTGTTGTGAACTCACCCATAAGCCAGGCACAGAGTGTGGCGAGTCCCACTCTCGCAGCCGGGGTGAAACCAACAGTTAACGGAGTTGGTCAGCCCACGGTGACCATCGTGAGGCCCCCCGGCGCTCCTGTGATGGCCACCTCCGTGCAGCAGCAGAGACCTGGGCTGGTAGCGAGTCCCACGAGGACTGTGGCACCACAGATGGTCGTCAGACCACCACAGCAGACCACCATTCAGTTACCCCCTGGATTTACCATACCTCCCG GTATGGTGCTGGTGCGTACAGACACAGGCCAGCTGGTAATGGTTCCTCAGCAGGTTCTAGCCCAGGCTCAGGCTAAGACCcaacaaggccaggctgctgtctcTAACATCTGCCCCCGGCCTGCTACACCTACCGCTGGGACCACCATCAGAGTCAGTAATCCCAGCCAG GCCCCTTGTACAACCCAGGCTGTTCGTCTGGCCTCCCCTGTCCAGGCCAGAATGTTGCAGTCCCCCTCTCCCACCAGCTCTGCTATACAG GCGATAACCGTGGCTCCTGCAGGTGCGTCTGTGTCGGTGAAGATGACCACCCCTCAGAAAGCCCAGACAGTGATCACAGGGGGTCAAGCCCTGGCCAAGCCTGGTGCTGTACGGCCCTCTATAACCTTTAACACTGCAGCAGCAGCCAGTGCCTCCACAACCCCTACAATGGTAACTGCACCAGTCTCCCAG GAAATGCAAGAAAATGTGAAGAAGTGCAAGAACTTCCTGTCCACCCTGATCAAGCTGGCGTCCCACAACTCCCCATCTCCAGACACATCCAAGAACGTCAAGGCCCTGGTGCAGGATCTTCTG GATGCTAAAATCGAGCCTGAGGAGTTCACCACACGTCTGCAGGCTGAGCTGAAGTCCTCTCCCCAGCCGTACCTCATCCCCTTCCTCAAG AAAAGCCTTCCTGCCCTGCGGCTGTCCCTGCTCAACAACCAGCAGACTCTGCTGGCCTCCACCAACGCTTCTGCCCTGGCCGCTgcctccactactaccaccagcGCTATCAGGGCCCGGCTCCCCACCACCGTCAGCCCCGCCACAGGCATTGTCAGGACACCCACCACTTGTCTG GGTGTGAGAAGACCAGGGGTTCAGGGGGTCCAGACTCGCATGCCGATGGTCATCCCTCAGACCATCCGGCCACAAG GCACAGTTGCAAGAGGACTCACTATTATTGCAGGCAGATCCCCTGTGGGCATTGGTGCCCAGGCCTCTGCCAATCAGAAGAAGCTGAATGAGCCTGGAGGCGGGACGTTCAG GGATGATGATGACATCAACGACGTGGCGTCCATGGCGGGGGTGAACCTGAACGAGGAGAACGCCCGCATCATGGCCACCAACTCTGAGCTGGTGGGCACCAAGATCCGCTCCTGTAGGGACGAGGCCTTCCTCCCGCCAGGCCTGCTACACAGACGCATCATGGAGACCG CCAAGAGGTTTGGGGTGACAGAGGTCCCAGCTGAGGCAGTGAACTACATCTCCCATGCCACCCAGGCCAGGCTGAGATCCGTGCTAGAGAAAGTGTCAACTATCGCCCAGCACCGCACTGACGGGGGCAAG GATGAGGAGTGGTATGAGCCGTCGACAGACGTCAGGGCCCAGCTCCGCTTCTTTGAGCAGCTGGACAGGatggagaaacagaggaaggacgAGCAGGAGAGGGAGGTCCTAATCAAGGCTGCCAAG AGTCGCGCCAGGCAGGAGGACCCAGAGCAAGCTCGGTTGAAGGCGAAAGCTAAAGAG
- the LOC115109649 gene encoding transcription initiation factor TFIID subunit 4-like isoform X1: MAGASDPLEDMLFNEVDEKAVSDLVGSLESQLVSQKTSPATFSDIKREGSTGTVSQFSGKVRDQVGSLEPPQQGHPKAVLNAEPCANQAISNKSITASTSSITTGGIINAGTNLQTHGAASRIISPAPPGSVTLPAQTTSYNRGTVLGPVETSAVTAPNSNLTTTTAIRTPSPGLQSFNGSPGAVKLVNSPAAAPQIGLGGNTVISTASAGNSNIIVSMASQPHSLPNYPVSQSAVAFVTPTVALQRHPNPMASASQNGVIDPKVSAVVTQGAGSPGATTSQVMNRNNTLINTTMVAPNQPVSAGQSIILGGSPSPVVVNSPISQAQSVASPTLAAGVKPTVNGVGQPTVTIVRPPGAPVMATSVQQQRPGLVASPTRTVAPQMVVRPPQQTTIQLPPGFTIPPGMVLVRTDTGQLVMVPQQVLAQAQAKTQQGQAAVSNICPRPATPTAGTTIRVSNPSQAPCTTQAVRLASPVQARMLQSPSPTSSAIQKAITVAPAGASVSVKMTTPQKAQTVITGGQALAKPGAVRPSITFNTAAAASASTTPTMVTAPVSQEMQENVKKCKNFLSTLIKLASHNSPSPDTSKNVKALVQDLLDAKIEPEEFTTRLQAELKSSPQPYLIPFLKKSLPALRLSLLNNQQTLLASTNASALAAASTTTTSAIRARLPTTVSPATGIVRTPTTCLGVRRPGVQGVQTRMPMVIPQTIRPQGTVARGLTIIAGRSPVGIGAQASANQKKLNEPGGGTFRDDDDINDVASMAGVNLNEENARIMATNSELVGTKIRSCRDEAFLPPGLLHRRIMETAKRFGVTEVPAEAVNYISHATQARLRSVLEKVSTIAQHRTDGGKDEEWYEPSTDVRAQLRFFEQLDRMEKQRKDEQEREVLIKAAKSRARQEDPEQARLKAKAKEMQQAEQAQIRQREANLTALAAIGPRKKRKMDSPGSSTSGTEVALGSGAGSSTAASSRQQLRQRITRVNLRDFIFCLEQERVTSRSLLLYKALLK, encoded by the exons ATGGCGGGAGCCTCCGACCCACTGGAGGACATGCTCTTCAATGAGGTAGACGAAAAAGCAGTAAGTGACTTAGTTGGCTCTTTGGAATCGCAACTTGTCAGCCAAAAGACTTCGCCCGCCACATTTTCCGATATCAAACGAGAAGGATCTACGGGCACTGTCAGCCAGTTCTCAGGGAAAGTGCGTGATCAAGTGGGTTCTCTGGAGCCGCCACAACAAGGACACCCAAAAGCGGTGTTAAACGCGGAACCCTGCGCGAATCAGGCGATTTCGAACAAGAGTATCACCGCTTCTACCTCTTCCATCACTACTGGGGGCATTATAAACGCTGGTACCAATTTACAAACACATGGAGCCGCATCTCGCATCATTTCCCCCGCACCACCAGGATCGGTAACTTTGCCTGCTCAGACGACTAGCTACAACAGAGGGACTGTTTTGGGTCCAGTTGAAACATCGGCGGTGACGGCTCCGAACTCAAACCTCACAACAACAACGGCTATCAGGACTCCTTCACCTGGATTACAGAGTTTTAACGGTAGCCCCGGAGCTGTGAAGTTGGTCAACTCGCCAGCTGCTGCTCCCCAAATCGGGTTAGGCGGCAACACTGTTATAAGTACTGCCAGTGCGGGCAACTCAAATATCATTGTGTCTATGGCTTCACAGCCTCATTCTCTACCAAACTATCCGGTATCTCAATCTGCTGTGGCATTTGTTACTCCCACTGTTGCATTGCAAAGGCATCCCAACCCCATGGCCAGTGCCTCACAGAATGGAGTAATAGACCCTAAGGTTTCTGCAGTGGTCACACAGGGTGCAGGTTCTCCGGGGGCCACCACCTCTCAGGTCATGAACCGCAATAACACTCTTATTAACACTACAATGGTGGCACCCAACCAGCCAGTCTCTGCTGGCCAATCAATCATTCTCGGAGGGTCTCCCTCTCCTGTTGTTGTGAACTCACCCATAAGCCAGGCACAGAGTGTGGCGAGTCCCACTCTCGCAGCCGGGGTGAAACCAACAGTTAACGGAGTTGGTCAGCCCACGGTGACCATCGTGAGGCCCCCCGGCGCTCCTGTGATGGCCACCTCCGTGCAGCAGCAGAGACCTGGGCTGGTAGCGAGTCCCACGAGGACTGTGGCACCACAGATGGTCGTCAGACCACCACAGCAGACCACCATTCAGTTACCCCCTGGATTTACCATACCTCCCG GTATGGTGCTGGTGCGTACAGACACAGGCCAGCTGGTAATGGTTCCTCAGCAGGTTCTAGCCCAGGCTCAGGCTAAGACCcaacaaggccaggctgctgtctcTAACATCTGCCCCCGGCCTGCTACACCTACCGCTGGGACCACCATCAGAGTCAGTAATCCCAGCCAG GCCCCTTGTACAACCCAGGCTGTTCGTCTGGCCTCCCCTGTCCAGGCCAGAATGTTGCAGTCCCCCTCTCCCACCAGCTCTGCTATACAG AAGGCGATAACCGTGGCTCCTGCAGGTGCGTCTGTGTCGGTGAAGATGACCACCCCTCAGAAAGCCCAGACAGTGATCACAGGGGGTCAAGCCCTGGCCAAGCCTGGTGCTGTACGGCCCTCTATAACCTTTAACACTGCAGCAGCAGCCAGTGCCTCCACAACCCCTACAATGGTAACTGCACCAGTCTCCCAG GAAATGCAAGAAAATGTGAAGAAGTGCAAGAACTTCCTGTCCACCCTGATCAAGCTGGCGTCCCACAACTCCCCATCTCCAGACACATCCAAGAACGTCAAGGCCCTGGTGCAGGATCTTCTG GATGCTAAAATCGAGCCTGAGGAGTTCACCACACGTCTGCAGGCTGAGCTGAAGTCCTCTCCCCAGCCGTACCTCATCCCCTTCCTCAAG AAAAGCCTTCCTGCCCTGCGGCTGTCCCTGCTCAACAACCAGCAGACTCTGCTGGCCTCCACCAACGCTTCTGCCCTGGCCGCTgcctccactactaccaccagcGCTATCAGGGCCCGGCTCCCCACCACCGTCAGCCCCGCCACAGGCATTGTCAGGACACCCACCACTTGTCTG GGTGTGAGAAGACCAGGGGTTCAGGGGGTCCAGACTCGCATGCCGATGGTCATCCCTCAGACCATCCGGCCACAAG GCACAGTTGCAAGAGGACTCACTATTATTGCAGGCAGATCCCCTGTGGGCATTGGTGCCCAGGCCTCTGCCAATCAGAAGAAGCTGAATGAGCCTGGAGGCGGGACGTTCAG GGATGATGATGACATCAACGACGTGGCGTCCATGGCGGGGGTGAACCTGAACGAGGAGAACGCCCGCATCATGGCCACCAACTCTGAGCTGGTGGGCACCAAGATCCGCTCCTGTAGGGACGAGGCCTTCCTCCCGCCAGGCCTGCTACACAGACGCATCATGGAGACCG CCAAGAGGTTTGGGGTGACAGAGGTCCCAGCTGAGGCAGTGAACTACATCTCCCATGCCACCCAGGCCAGGCTGAGATCCGTGCTAGAGAAAGTGTCAACTATCGCCCAGCACCGCACTGACGGGGGCAAG GATGAGGAGTGGTATGAGCCGTCGACAGACGTCAGGGCCCAGCTCCGCTTCTTTGAGCAGCTGGACAGGatggagaaacagaggaaggacgAGCAGGAGAGGGAGGTCCTAATCAAGGCTGCCAAG AGTCGCGCCAGGCAGGAGGACCCAGAGCAAGCTCGGTTGAAGGCGAAAGCTAAAGAG
- the LOC115109649 gene encoding transcription initiation factor TFIID subunit 4-like isoform X3 yields MAGASDPLEDMLFNEVDEKAVSDLVGSLESQLVSQKTSPATFSDIKREGSTGTVSQFSGKVRDQVGSLEPPQQGHPKAVLNAEPCANQAISNKSITASTSSITTGGIINAGTNLQTHGAASRIISPAPPGSVTLPAQTTSYNRGTVLGPVETSAVTAPNSNLTTTTAIRTPSPGLQSFNGSPGAVKLVNSPAAAPQIGLGGNTVISTASAGNSNIIVSMASQPHSLPNYPVSQSAVAFVTPTVALQRHPNPMASASQNGVIDPKVSAVVTQGAGSPGATTSQVMNRNNTLINTTMVAPNQPVSAGQSIILGGSPSPVVVNSPISQAQSVASPTLAAGVKPTVNGVGQPTVTIVRPPGAPVMATSVQQQRPGLVASPTRTVAPQMVVRPPQQTTIQLPPGFTIPPGMVLVRTDTGQLVMVPQQVLAQAQAKTQQGQAAVSNICPRPATPTAGTTIRVSNPSQAPCTTQAVRLASPVQARMLQSPSPTSSAIQKAITVAPAGASVSVKMTTPQKAQTVITGGQALAKPGAVRPSITFNTAAAASASTTPTMVTAPVSQEMQENVKKCKNFLSTLIKLASHNSPSPDTSKNVKALVQDLLDAKIEPEEFTTRLQAELKSSPQPYLIPFLKKSLPALRLSLLNNQQTLLASTNASALAAASTTTTSAIRARLPTTVSPATGIVRTPTTCLGVRRPGVQGVQTRMPMVIPQTIRPQGTVARGLTIIAGRSPVGIGAQASANQKKLNEPGGGTFRDDDDINDVASMAGVNLNEENARIMATNSELVGTKIRSCRDEAFLPPGLLHRRIMETAKRFGVTEVPAEAVNYISHATQARLRSVLEKVSTIAQHRTDGGKDEEWYEPSTDVRAQLRFFEQLDRMEKQRKDEQEREVLIKAAKVAVFSRALGKDAELRRGAQAPLHER; encoded by the exons ATGGCGGGAGCCTCCGACCCACTGGAGGACATGCTCTTCAATGAGGTAGACGAAAAAGCAGTAAGTGACTTAGTTGGCTCTTTGGAATCGCAACTTGTCAGCCAAAAGACTTCGCCCGCCACATTTTCCGATATCAAACGAGAAGGATCTACGGGCACTGTCAGCCAGTTCTCAGGGAAAGTGCGTGATCAAGTGGGTTCTCTGGAGCCGCCACAACAAGGACACCCAAAAGCGGTGTTAAACGCGGAACCCTGCGCGAATCAGGCGATTTCGAACAAGAGTATCACCGCTTCTACCTCTTCCATCACTACTGGGGGCATTATAAACGCTGGTACCAATTTACAAACACATGGAGCCGCATCTCGCATCATTTCCCCCGCACCACCAGGATCGGTAACTTTGCCTGCTCAGACGACTAGCTACAACAGAGGGACTGTTTTGGGTCCAGTTGAAACATCGGCGGTGACGGCTCCGAACTCAAACCTCACAACAACAACGGCTATCAGGACTCCTTCACCTGGATTACAGAGTTTTAACGGTAGCCCCGGAGCTGTGAAGTTGGTCAACTCGCCAGCTGCTGCTCCCCAAATCGGGTTAGGCGGCAACACTGTTATAAGTACTGCCAGTGCGGGCAACTCAAATATCATTGTGTCTATGGCTTCACAGCCTCATTCTCTACCAAACTATCCGGTATCTCAATCTGCTGTGGCATTTGTTACTCCCACTGTTGCATTGCAAAGGCATCCCAACCCCATGGCCAGTGCCTCACAGAATGGAGTAATAGACCCTAAGGTTTCTGCAGTGGTCACACAGGGTGCAGGTTCTCCGGGGGCCACCACCTCTCAGGTCATGAACCGCAATAACACTCTTATTAACACTACAATGGTGGCACCCAACCAGCCAGTCTCTGCTGGCCAATCAATCATTCTCGGAGGGTCTCCCTCTCCTGTTGTTGTGAACTCACCCATAAGCCAGGCACAGAGTGTGGCGAGTCCCACTCTCGCAGCCGGGGTGAAACCAACAGTTAACGGAGTTGGTCAGCCCACGGTGACCATCGTGAGGCCCCCCGGCGCTCCTGTGATGGCCACCTCCGTGCAGCAGCAGAGACCTGGGCTGGTAGCGAGTCCCACGAGGACTGTGGCACCACAGATGGTCGTCAGACCACCACAGCAGACCACCATTCAGTTACCCCCTGGATTTACCATACCTCCCG GTATGGTGCTGGTGCGTACAGACACAGGCCAGCTGGTAATGGTTCCTCAGCAGGTTCTAGCCCAGGCTCAGGCTAAGACCcaacaaggccaggctgctgtctcTAACATCTGCCCCCGGCCTGCTACACCTACCGCTGGGACCACCATCAGAGTCAGTAATCCCAGCCAG GCCCCTTGTACAACCCAGGCTGTTCGTCTGGCCTCCCCTGTCCAGGCCAGAATGTTGCAGTCCCCCTCTCCCACCAGCTCTGCTATACAG AAGGCGATAACCGTGGCTCCTGCAGGTGCGTCTGTGTCGGTGAAGATGACCACCCCTCAGAAAGCCCAGACAGTGATCACAGGGGGTCAAGCCCTGGCCAAGCCTGGTGCTGTACGGCCCTCTATAACCTTTAACACTGCAGCAGCAGCCAGTGCCTCCACAACCCCTACAATGGTAACTGCACCAGTCTCCCAG GAAATGCAAGAAAATGTGAAGAAGTGCAAGAACTTCCTGTCCACCCTGATCAAGCTGGCGTCCCACAACTCCCCATCTCCAGACACATCCAAGAACGTCAAGGCCCTGGTGCAGGATCTTCTG GATGCTAAAATCGAGCCTGAGGAGTTCACCACACGTCTGCAGGCTGAGCTGAAGTCCTCTCCCCAGCCGTACCTCATCCCCTTCCTCAAG AAAAGCCTTCCTGCCCTGCGGCTGTCCCTGCTCAACAACCAGCAGACTCTGCTGGCCTCCACCAACGCTTCTGCCCTGGCCGCTgcctccactactaccaccagcGCTATCAGGGCCCGGCTCCCCACCACCGTCAGCCCCGCCACAGGCATTGTCAGGACACCCACCACTTGTCTG GGTGTGAGAAGACCAGGGGTTCAGGGGGTCCAGACTCGCATGCCGATGGTCATCCCTCAGACCATCCGGCCACAAG GCACAGTTGCAAGAGGACTCACTATTATTGCAGGCAGATCCCCTGTGGGCATTGGTGCCCAGGCCTCTGCCAATCAGAAGAAGCTGAATGAGCCTGGAGGCGGGACGTTCAG GGATGATGATGACATCAACGACGTGGCGTCCATGGCGGGGGTGAACCTGAACGAGGAGAACGCCCGCATCATGGCCACCAACTCTGAGCTGGTGGGCACCAAGATCCGCTCCTGTAGGGACGAGGCCTTCCTCCCGCCAGGCCTGCTACACAGACGCATCATGGAGACCG CCAAGAGGTTTGGGGTGACAGAGGTCCCAGCTGAGGCAGTGAACTACATCTCCCATGCCACCCAGGCCAGGCTGAGATCCGTGCTAGAGAAAGTGTCAACTATCGCCCAGCACCGCACTGACGGGGGCAAG GATGAGGAGTGGTATGAGCCGTCGACAGACGTCAGGGCCCAGCTCCGCTTCTTTGAGCAGCTGGACAGGatggagaaacagaggaaggacgAGCAGGAGAGGGAGGTCCTAATCAAGGCTGCCAAG GTAGCGGTTTTTAGCAGAGCACTTGGAAAGGACGCAGAGCTCCGGAGAGGTGCACAAGCACCGCTCCATGAGCGGTGA